In one Brevibacterium sp. CBA3109 genomic region, the following are encoded:
- a CDS encoding CrcB family protein, which translates to MNRPLHLRLPHLGLALIGGTLGTGAREAVALAIPPLVGIPVAIFAINILGAFLLGFLLDALVRRGPDEGRRRTVRIMVGTGFMGGFTTYSTLATDAALLIGNGSPGNGIAYGVATVLIGAIATWAGIAAATATHDRRSAHPLQQAGHTPPPRTNTTISTATEADLDAQGGAQ; encoded by the coding sequence GTGAACCGGCCGCTTCACCTGCGACTGCCCCATCTCGGTCTTGCCCTCATCGGCGGCACCCTGGGAACGGGCGCACGAGAAGCAGTGGCTCTGGCTATTCCGCCGCTCGTTGGGATTCCGGTGGCGATCTTTGCGATCAACATCCTCGGCGCGTTTCTGCTGGGGTTCCTGCTTGATGCGCTGGTCCGCCGAGGTCCCGACGAAGGACGTCGGCGCACGGTTCGAATCATGGTGGGCACCGGCTTCATGGGCGGTTTCACCACCTACAGCACCTTGGCAACCGATGCGGCGCTGCTCATCGGCAACGGCTCCCCCGGCAACGGCATCGCCTACGGGGTGGCCACCGTGCTCATCGGCGCGATCGCCACCTGGGCAGGGATCGCAGCGGCGACTGCAACTCATGATCGCCGCAGTGCTCACCCGCTGCAGCAAGCAGGACATACGCCGCCACCGCGAACGAACACCACCATCAGCACCGCCACCGAGGCTGACCTCGATGCTCAGGGTGGTGCGCAATGA
- a CDS encoding universal stress protein produces MNNVTDIAPTEPQPPPRARTHMIVGVVPNQPAEVVATAATYAESFNTDLVCVHVDDSRYTVEVRPDGTVLSMPIDPDLGAEAAPEFDPTLHSAITEVLRGSTVTWTLKTLAGSASQELARFAEEIDAQMIVVGVRKAGIKGSLHEFLNGSVAIQLAHHQHRPLVVVPLTSNPEKAEGTEQ; encoded by the coding sequence ATGAACAACGTCACCGACATCGCGCCCACCGAACCGCAACCGCCCCCGCGAGCGCGCACCCACATGATAGTCGGTGTCGTTCCCAATCAGCCCGCCGAGGTGGTCGCCACCGCCGCGACCTATGCGGAGAGCTTCAACACCGACCTCGTCTGCGTCCACGTCGATGACTCTCGCTATACGGTCGAGGTCCGTCCCGATGGGACGGTCCTGTCGATGCCCATCGACCCGGATCTCGGCGCCGAGGCGGCCCCTGAGTTCGACCCGACCCTGCATTCCGCGATCACTGAGGTTCTCCGAGGATCGACCGTGACCTGGACACTGAAGACGCTGGCAGGCAGTGCCTCTCAGGAGTTGGCTCGCTTCGCAGAGGAGATCGATGCGCAGATGATCGTCGTCGGCGTTCGCAAGGCCGGAATCAAGGGCTCACTTCACGAGTTCCTCAACGGCTCGGTCGCCATTCAGCTGGCGCACCATCAGCACCGGCCCCTCGTCGTCGTTCCCCTGACGTCGAATCCCGAGAAGGCGGAAGGAACCGAGCAGTGA